TAAATTCCGCAAATTTTGCGTTGGAGAGTTGATGATGCAAGATAGGACAAAACAACAAATGAATTTTGGCGTGTATCTTTCGCCGATCACACATAATCATATTACCCATCTAATAGGTTTTTCAGATGATCCTGAACTTATTGATACAATGGGATGGCATCCATTCCGATGTAATGAAAGTGAAAGATTTATTAAAACGGTAGAAATTCTTACATTACCTGATAGTGGTGATGGTGATCCAATAACATTTTCCATTATTGCTCATAAAAACGATGTTCCAATAGGCTATGTCACCCTTAAAGGCATCCACAATGATAAATCAAAGGCAGAAATTGGTATAGCAATAATGGATGGGCGGTACCGCTCAGGTGGGCATGGAACTGAAGCGTTAAAGCTTGTAGCCGATTATGCATTTAATACCATGAATTTATCCACCATAGCTCTCACTGTCTTTCATTCCAATACAAGAGCGATTAAGGCTTATGAGAAGGTTGGTTTTAAGACAGTAGATATCCTGAAAAAGTCATGGACGATGCCAAACGGGGAAAAAATTGATATGTTGTTAATGGCGTTAAATAAAAAGAGATTTTGTTTGCAAACTAAACGGTTGGAGGGATAAATAAGGCAGATCGCCCCCAGTTTAACGGCTAAAAGCGTTGCGATGATGCGAGCTGCACATCAGCTTTTTGATGATCCTATAATATTCAAATATTCAAAGATCCGATAGCATTGAGCATCATCGGCCCTCAGGCAGTTTCAAACATTTATTCCAAAAAAGCGGGCATTCAAAACTTGAAGCGCCAACAACTTAACAAGGCAGGTATACGAATACCGGATTCGTTGAGTTTTGTTCCAAGAGTCCACTGGCCTGGCTGATGAGCTTGCAGATTTACTTTTTGTAGTATGCTGTATTGCAAACCAGACTGGTGTGGACCTCACCACTGCCATTCGCAAAAACTTTAAGAAAAAGATTCTGCGGGATAAGAACCGGCATAAGAATAATATTATTCTGCCAGTTTTCAATTTTTATTGCCACGACTGTCAATACGATACCAGCCATGCCTTTGCAGGTAGACAGCATTTAAGCCATGCAGACAAAATGGTGCTTTATTGTTGGCTATTGTCAGGCGTTGATAGCATAATCCTGCGGGGATGTTGCAAGCCCTTAAGAGAGCTGCCAATAAGTGGCTTTTTGCATAACAATAACCTGTTTTGTATTTTAATACAACATCATGTAATTTTGAATTTTCAAAAGTAGTGTTTTTCAAATTAACTCCATTGAATGAAGATGGAGTTGGGATACCCCTGGTGGTCCGTCAGTGCATGGCCAAGTGTTTTGGGAGTAAGATTACCGGCCAAACCTGCGGCCAACTCGTCTATGCGCGCGGTTCGTGCCTGGCTGTCGGGAAATATCATTTGGCATCCGTCCACGGCCTGAAAGCGCGATGTCCTTTAATTATTGGCGTGGGTAAGAAACCCGCCACTGGGTTTTAGGACCTTGTACTCGTCCAGAGTACTCTCAACACACAGAAGACCGCCTTGTGCATCTGCCAAGGTGACGGCAACGATGCCCCGGCTGGCCTGCTCAAACAAACGGAGAGCCTTAGTTATATCGGTCTGACGCATGGCTCGCGGCAGATAGGCCCCCATGGAAATTTTTGGCTCCAGGTGGGGCTGCATAGCCGAAACGCCATTGAGGCAGCATCCTAAACCGGCTGAATTGAGGGTATACTCCCCTAACCCCAGCAACGGGAGTGCCAATTGGCGCAAACCATCACTGCGGGTAATATGTACAAGAGCAATCGGAGTGCCCGAGAACCAGTCAAAATTCTGGCCCATGATGGATTGGCCGTCGGCAGTTGCCGGCCCGGTACCGGCCAGGGTGGTGCACATGGCAGCCAGGTTAGAGTTCACAAAAAGCAGTTCCAGGCCGCATCGTGTTGCCCAGGCCTCTTCCAGGCCCATTCCGGCACCCTTTGCCAGACCGCGGACAAAGGGTTCCAATTCCGGGTCAAACTGCCATGGCGGAATTAATTCGCTCTTTGGAAACTTAATACAGTTGATTAGTAGAACCGCTGTTTTCATCCAACCATTGAATCAAGTCCTCACGATTCAATGGCTTGGCAAAGTAAAACCCCTGGAGGATATCGCATCCCAGAGCTTTCAGTTTCCCGGCGGTCTCTTTATTTTCAACACCTTCAGCCACCACTTTCATGCTCAGGTTATGGCCCAGGTCAATGATTGACCTGACAATGACGGCGTCACTGTCACTTTTCAGCATGTCGAGAACAAATGACTTATCTATTTTCAATTCCTTTGCCGGCAGTTTTTTCAAATAGGCCAGAGATGAATATCCAGTGCCGAAATCATCAATAGAGATCTTAATCCCCAGCGAGGCCAACTTACTGAGAATTTTCAAAGCCAGGTCAGGGTCTTTGATCATGGACCCTTCAGTAACCTCAAGGGTAATGTATCCGGCCGGAATGTCATAGAGAGAGAGCATGCCCACAATGACGTTAGGCAGTTCCGTGTCCAGAAGAGAAGCTGGACTCAAATTAACCGCAACCCCCATCTTCAGTCCTTTTTTGTGCCATTGCTCCCCTTGCTTAAGGGCAGCATTTAGTACCCAATTAGTCAAAGGCCGAATCAGTCCGGTCCGTTCGGCCAAGGGAATGAATTCGTCCGGTGGAAGAAATCCGTGCTCCGGATGCTGCCAACGGACCAGGGCTTCTACACAGCTGACCCGGGACTGAGCCAGATCAATTTTCGGCTGGTAATAGACCATCAGTTCACTGGCATCAATGGCGTGTCGCAGTTCCCCCATCATGGTGATGCGTTTTGGGCTGCTTTTATCCATCTCTTTATCGTATAGGGCAAATTTTTTGGTGCTCTGTTTGGCATTGACCAGCGCCAGGCTTGCCCGCTGCATAATGGTATCTGCTTCCATGCCGTGGTCAGGAAAGGAAGAGATACCGATACTGGACATCACCTCTATATCAAGTCCATCTATGGAAAAGGGTTCCATAAATATTTTCTGCAGCTTTTTTACGATATTGAGCACCACGTCCCTGTGGGTGCTCATATCAAGAAGGATGGCAAACTCATCACCACCAATCCTGGCAAGGGTATCGGATTTTCTTATCATGATTTGGAGCCGGGAAACCACCTGGCATAATAGCTGATCCCCGCTGAAATGACCTAACGTGTCATTGATCTGCTTAAATCCGTCAAGATTCAAAATCATCATCACCAAACCGGTTTTACGCCTGGATGCGATCTGAATGGCATGATTCAGCCTGTCATAAAGCAGTGCACGGTTTGGCAATCCGGTGAGCGCATCGTGGGTGGCTTCGTGTACCGCTTTGTGTTCAAGTTCAACGGTGCGATCCCGCAGGCTCGCGGTTTGTTCCATGACCATGGAACCGGCTTCATAGGCCATGATCGTGCTGGTGTATTGGCCCCAAAAGGCAAATATAAAAGGCATGGCATCCATGAACCAGAGGGTGACGTTTGTTTTCTGTGCCTCAATCATGGATTGAATGGTAATTGCTCCTGACTGAACATAGGCATTGAGTGCTGTGGCCAGGAGAAGCGCAACAAAGGCGATGAAGGTACCAAACAACGCATAGCGGGTAATCTCGGACTTCATGAGTTTGACGTTAGCGCGAAGGGATTGGCGTAATTTATCCATTTCAGAATTTACCTTTAGATGATAAACAAAATTGGTATTGACTTGAAACTTTTTTTAATTTAACTGATTAAATATCAAAAATAAATACTGGAGTTATGTCATGATTAAAAAATTAATCTCTATCGCTTTTTTGTTCACCATTATTTTTTCGCCCTTTTCAGCGAATTGTATGGATTTTAAACCGGGAAAATACGAAATCACCTCAAAAATGGAAATGCCGGGAATGTCTATGCCTGCACAGACCGTAACCCAGTGCCTTACACAGGAAAATCCGATACCGGATAACTCATCGGGAAATCAGGGCTGCGAAATAGATATGCAAGAAAAAGGAAACACACTTACCTGGACCATGGAGTGCACGCAACAAGGCCAGAAAGTCACATCAACGGGTAAGATGACCTATTCTGAAGATTCTTTTGCGGGCACAATGACAGTGGAAACAGGACCACAAGCAGGAAATATGACCATGAAAACCCAAATCACCGGCAAAAGGATCGGCGCTTGTGATTAACTGAAAGATTAGACTATATTAACACAGTACGTCTCCCCAAAGGCGCAAAACATACGGCGGCCAGCCGGAAATGGGCGAACCCGAAGGGGATGCCGATAATGGTCATACAAAGGCAAATGCCGGCTGAGATGTGTGAGATGGCCAGCCATATACCTGCAAAGATAATCCACAGAATATTGGCCATAGTCGTGCCGGTTATCACTTCCTCACCCACGGCCCTGGCATCCACAAGCGTTTTGCCATAGGGAAATGCGGCAAAGCCGGCAATTCTAAATGCAGCCCAGCCAAAAGGAATGCCTACGACCGTGAGCATCAGAATACAGCCGGTAAGAATCCATAAAAGGCCTGCAGCCCATCCCCCGCCAATTACAAACCAGAGCAAATTTAACAAAAAGGTCATTGTTCCTCCTGAAATTTTAATACAAAAGCATTCTCAACCACGCGATAAATTCATTGCCGGGACTCTCAGCGATGACGGCGCAAAGGGTTTGGGCTAAATTTTCCATGCGGTTACTTTTAATCAGATTGAGCATGGCATTAACGATACATATTATATCGCCTGGATTCGGGTTTATAGGGGTTGAATATTTTGATCGTGTAATTTGCATCATCCACAATTACACCTGTGGAATGGTAAAAAGAAAACCACACACCGATTGCGTCTCCGGCCGGACCAATAATGGCCCTGGCATATTTTCTGTTTTGGCCGGGTTCCAGATTGCTTAAATGATCAATTTTGTGATAAAGGTCCGGTCCGAATTCAATGGGAAACCAGAATTTTGTTTCAAAAGAATAGGCCGGGTCAATACCCACAACGGCATAGGGCAAATTTTCCCGGCCGCAATAATAATAGGATAACTGCTTGGAAAGCGTCTTTTCCCGGTACTGTTCCATAAGCACCGGACTGTGCTTCATGCGCCCGACAGAGTTAAACCCACATCCTGCTGGAATTAAAAAAAACAAAAGGAGCAAAAACGTGGTCACCTTTAAGCCCAAATAGATAAGATTACTTTTCATGAATCTGCTCCCCCGGTCCTTTATTTCACATGAAAGCACCAACAATTTGTTGAATTTCTTTCGTGTTTTGTTATGGGCCGGACCTGGGTGCTGATAGACCAGGTCGGCCCATGGCCGTTATTCTCCTTCAAATTCTGTGATACTAAACACAGGGCAGCCGGGAATCTGAGTCCGGCCCTTAAGATCAGGCAGTTCCACAACAAAGGCGCATTCGAGCAGATCAGCCCCCAGCTGCTTTACAAGTTTCACCGTAGCACCCACCGTGCCTCCGGTGGCAATGAGATCATCCACAATGACCACTTTTTCGCCAGGAGAAACGGCATCTTTGTGCATCTCAAGGGTGCCTTCCCCATATTCAAGGCTGTAGCTTTGTTCAATGGTCTCGTGGGGCAATTTTCCTTTCTTGCGTACCGGGACAAAACCGATACCAAGGCGATAGGCCACCACGGCACCAAACACAAAACCTCTGGCATCAATGCCGACCATCTTGTCAAGATTCTTATCTTTATAACGGTCGTAGAGAATATCACAAGAGTATCTAAATGCTTTGGGATCCTGCATCAATGTGGTCAAATCCCTGAAAACAACGCCTTCGATTGGCCAATCCGGTATGCTTCTGATGTTCTGCTTTAAATCCATTTTTATTATTTCTCCTTCTGCGGGCATCCAAAGATGTGTGTTAAATCCCAATTAATTATTAAGTCGGGCATGGGCACGGTTCAGTCCATGGTCGCTATTTGCGAGACAGCATTGATGAACAATTGTTTGACATTGTCGGCATTTTGGTTGAACACAGATAAAATATCATCCCAAGTTACCGGGGATTCATCCTGTTTCCAACAGTCATAATCGGTGGCCATGGCCACGGCGGCGTAGGGGAGACCTGCCTCATTGGCCAGCATAGCCTCAGGTGCTGTTGACATATTGATAACATCCGCGCCCCACAACCGGAACATTTTGGATTCGGCCACCGTTGAAAATCTAGGGCCTTCAATGGTTACCACACATCCATTGTCATGGACATTCAATCCTATATCTTTGGCAGATTTGTACAGCACGTTGCGCAGGAAGTCATCAAACGGGTGGGCCATGGCCGTGTGAACCGCACCGTGTTCAAAAGAGTCGGCAAAGGTATTTTTACGAAACCGGGTAAAATCAATGAACTGATCCAGGATCACAAAATGGCCCCGGTCGATTTCCTCTCTCAGGCTGCCGCAGGCGGTTGTGGCAATAATATGTGTAGCACCTGCCTGTTTTAAGGCATATATATTTGCCCGGTTGTTCACCTGGGTGGGGCTGTACTGGTGCTTGCGCCCGTGCCTTGCCAGAATCAATACCCGGGTATCATTGATCAGGCCGGACATGATATCTGATGAAGGCGCACCATAGGGGGTGTCAACCTCAAGTTTTTTACAATCTTCCAGAATATCAGGATCATCCAGTCCTGATCCCCCAATAATACCTACCCGTATCATATTCAAATCTCCTAAAATAAAAACCAACCAACAAGACCTTTTGCGCTATCACATAATCCCTTAAAGATTCAAGCAGGAATTTTTTAGAAGATCGGATCACGATTTTTTTTGTTGAACATATTCTTGATAACTCATGGTTTTGTAACTTTGGGTGTGGATATACTGTAAAATTGAAAGCAACTGATCCGCAGTGGCAAAACCGGGCAGGCTATTGATTTTGGTTCCGTCCGGTTCCAGGAACCAGAGGGTAGGTAAGCCTCTAACCCCCCATTGCCGGGCCAATTTTTCACGTTTGTCCGTATCTACGGCAATGCTGACAAAATGATCATTCAGATAGTCCTTAATCCGATCATCCGTGAAGGTCTCCTTTTTTAACTTGGTACAGTATCCACACCAGGACGCGTGGAAATAAAGAAAAATGTTTTTCCCCTCTTTTCCGGCCAGAGCCATGCCCGGGGTGTAATCATTCCAGGAAATATTCTCGGACGCGTCAGCAGATGGACGTTGTGAGGTTTGATTTTCAGCAGCAGTGGGTCCAAGTTTTGCCTGGTCTGTCTTGGACTCGACATTCAATCCAGGCCTTTTGTAAAAATATATACCACCTAAGATTAGCACCACCAGTACCACTACCAGTATATTTTCTTTTCTCATTTTTAGTCCTTTTTAACCAATATTAAAACTACTGGAATTGTTATTGTTATTATTATTTACATGCCGAATTAAAAACCTCTAGCAAAAAAGATACCTGCATTGGCATTCGAAAGCCAAATATATTCAACCGCATCCCATTGACAAAATGCAGAATGGTCAAAATAGCACAAAATCATCTGAGAAAAAAGACGACGGAAAATAGTCTTGAAAGATAAGTCCGGCAGGGCTGACGATGACTGTCAGAAAACAAACTTAACGCCTATCCCTGTGTGACTGATTCGAACGATCCGGCCGTTTCGACGCTGGGGACCTGATTCATCGGTTTGAAAGGTCACCACAATAGAATCGTTTTTTTTGTACTTTTCCGGCGTCTTGGACTTGATGAAAATGCCGGAATAACTCAGATCCAGGGCCTGTTCTTTGTACAGGGAGCCTTTGTTGATAAAATCTACAAAACCCTGAAATTCCGTTCTGGGGCACTTGCGGCGCTCTTGTCCCTGGGAAGTTTTCGGCCGAGAAACGGCTGGTTCAAAGGATGTCTGGTCTTCAAGGCAAAAGTCTCCATCTACCACATTGTCGTTGCATTTCACAACATAAATATTTTTTGCAGTGGAATTGTCCGAAGCCCGCTTAAACCGTCTGTAAAGTTTAAGAAACTGAACGCATATAAAAATCGAGATCAAAAAAATTATGAGGGCGAATATAATTTTCAATTGCGTCATTTGTTTTTCCTAAAACAAATATGTGAAGTGATACAACTGCCATGAACTGACTGGGCCTATCAAAAAACCAGGCTCACTCTACAACAAAATTGTAAAATCTATGTGAACGATATAGACTTTCCTCTAAACATGAACAGTTACGGAGGATTCATGCCATGCAGGATAACCATTTGTAGGTAAGGATTACAAGAATAAAAAATAAGACGCATAATTTTGTCCCAAATCCGGAAAAATTATCTATTGGGTTCACATCTTTTTTCAAGCCTCTTAATTCTAATGGGTAGGCCGGTGAAGATCTTACAACTTTAATTGTTGGGACTTGTTAGGCCAATGAAGGTTATGGTAAGTATTTGCCGTATTCATAAAAACAGACATGGGCCGGCCTGACATATCAACCGCCAGGCTTAGCCCACAACAAAGGTTGAAACATCTCTGTGGTTTACAGAAAGTTTCATATAAAAATTTACAATAAAGAGGAGGCCTGATGAGCAGCAAGATACCGACACGTGGCGCAGCCTTGGCACTTCTAAAGCGTTACAACAAAAGTGAGAGCCTTATCAAGCATGCATTTGCCGTTGAAGGCGTAATGCGTTACATGGCCGAAAAACATGGGGCGGATAAAGAGACATGGGGCGTTGTGGGCTTGATCCACGACCTTGATTATGAGCAGTTTCCAGATCAGCACTGCAAAAAAACCGAAGAAATTTTAACAGAAAACGATTGGCCGGCGGATCTAATCCGTGCCGTGGTCAGCCATGGATGGGGTATTTGTACGGATGTCAAACCTGAAAGCACCATGGAAAAAGTCCTCTTTGCCGTTGACGAACTTACAGGACTGGTGGCAACTTCGGCGCTGGTGAGACCGTCAAAGAGTGTCATGGATATAAAAACAAAATCGGTCAAAAAGAAATGGAAAGACAAAAGATTTGCAATGGGCGTTGATCGATCAATCATTCAAAAAGGCGCCGATATGTTGGGTGTTGAATTGAGCGAACTGATTACGGATACGATCATGGGAATGCGCGAGGTCGCTGTCGAAATCGGGTTGAAAGGAGACGTTTAGCATGGAATGCAAACAAGATAAAAATCTTAAACAGTGCAACTGCAGCTATGAGCCTTGCTCAAGAAAAGGTATATGCTGCGAATGTATCAGGTATCATGTCAGGATGCGTCAACTGCCGGCCTGCGTATTTCCTAACGATGCTGAGCAGACCTATGACCGCAGTTATGAGCATTTTGCCCGTCTGGTCGGCGAGGGCAAAGTTTAGAGCCAAAGATTCGGCCCGTTTTATAATTTTTTTGGGACAATGGCATCAACGGCAATGTCATCTGAAGGCATTTTACTTGCCGAACTCATCCATTGGTATGGTGAGCATCGTTTAATTTCCGTTGATGCGCTTTTATCTGCGTTGCCATGTCTATCAATTCTTCTTTGCGTGGACGAAAATATATCATTGCTGCTGCAGATATAATCAGCAATTGATATAATGAGGGGGCATCCTTTGCCAAGAAAAACAACACGACCCCATATATTCCAATACGTTCCAATACTGCCGATGTAATTACAACTGCTATGGTATATTTTGCTATCGCAGAAGGGTAACCCTCCAACCTGCATCTAACCGTTTCATTTCATCTTGATCTTCATACATACGAATAGTCCTTTTTTTAGTTTCGTATCGCCAACCTGATTTGATGTGCATCAGGGGATTTCTTAAATCTTAATGTTTTACGCAAGAAGGAATAAACTCATTTAAAGGATATCCCGACTGCCAGTTGGATGGCAAGACAGAATTTGAGCGCCAATACTTTGATTGTCGACAGTAAAAGAATTGATCAAACTCCCATTGGTCCGACGAGTCCAACTGTCAGGCAACAACCGTTTTTATGACAGGATTGTCTCAAACGACAGAAACAGTTTTGTTTCAATTAAAATACAGGCATGTTCAACATGGATCACGGTCTCAAAAAAATGATTTTCAAAGCCTTCTGACTTCACTTGAAAATCCGAAAACATTCCGGTATGCTGACAAAAAAATTCAAACCGATCTTCAATATCAATTCAATACAAGTGGAAAACTGGCATGTTACTTGCTCAATGCCATAAACAATAACGAATAGAGACAAGTTAAAATTTAAAGGAGCAAGCAATGGAAAATAAAATTTTAGATGTAACAACCCTTACAATAACCTTTTTAATCAACTTCTAACCTGGAGGAATTTATGGATCCGGTTTTTCTGTCCAGACTGCAGTTTGCAGCAGCAACCATGTTCCATTTTCTTTTTGTTCCATTGACCCTGGGGCTGTCTATCTTGATCGCATACATGGAGACCAAGTATGCCTGGTCAGGGGACAAAAACTACCTAAGGATGACAAAATTCTGGGGCAAATTATTTTTGATTAACTTTGCCTTGGGCGTTGTCACCGGCATCACGCTGGAATTTCAGTTCGGCACCAACTGGTCCCGGTACAGCGAGTATGTGGGGGATGTATTTGGTTCCATTCTGGCCATTGAGGCATCGGCGGCCTTTTTCCTTGAGTCCACCTTCATAGGGGTCTGGATTTTCGGCTGGAAAAAGCTTTCAGCTAAGGCCCATGCCATTGTTATGTGGTTGGTGGCATTCGCCGGAAATTTCAGCGCTGTCTGGATTCTCATTGCCAACGGGTTTATGCAACATCCCGTGGGGTATGATATCAGAAACGGACGTGCCGAACTCACCGATTTTCTGGCTGTCATCACCAACAAGCACGGGCTTTTGGAAATTATCCACGTGGTACCCGCATCCCTGCTTTTGGGCTCCTTTTTTGTTATGGGCATCTCTGCCTACCATCTGTTGAAAAAACAGCACACTGAAGTCTTCTTAAAATCTTTCAGAATCGCGCTGGTGGTGGGCCTTGTCAGCTCGCTGGT
This window of the uncultured Desulfobacter sp. genome carries:
- a CDS encoding GNAT family protein, with product MMQDRTKQQMNFGVYLSPITHNHITHLIGFSDDPELIDTMGWHPFRCNESERFIKTVEILTLPDSGDGDPITFSIIAHKNDVPIGYVTLKGIHNDKSKAEIGIAIMDGRYRSGGHGTEALKLVADYAFNTMNLSTIALTVFHSNTRAIKAYEKVGFKTVDILKKSWTMPNGEKIDMLLMALNKKRFCLQTKRLEG
- a CDS encoding transglutaminase family protein: MKNTTFENSKLHDVVLKYKTGYCYAKSHLLAALLRACNIPAGLCYQRLTIANNKAPFCLHGLNAVYLQRHGWYRIDSRGNKN
- a CDS encoding EAL domain-containing protein, with product MDKLRQSLRANVKLMKSEITRYALFGTFIAFVALLLATALNAYVQSGAITIQSMIEAQKTNVTLWFMDAMPFIFAFWGQYTSTIMAYEAGSMVMEQTASLRDRTVELEHKAVHEATHDALTGLPNRALLYDRLNHAIQIASRRKTGLVMMILNLDGFKQINDTLGHFSGDQLLCQVVSRLQIMIRKSDTLARIGGDEFAILLDMSTHRDVVLNIVKKLQKIFMEPFSIDGLDIEVMSSIGISSFPDHGMEADTIMQRASLALVNAKQSTKKFALYDKEMDKSSPKRITMMGELRHAIDASELMVYYQPKIDLAQSRVSCVEALVRWQHPEHGFLPPDEFIPLAERTGLIRPLTNWVLNAALKQGEQWHKKGLKMGVAVNLSPASLLDTELPNVIVGMLSLYDIPAGYITLEVTEGSMIKDPDLALKILSKLASLGIKISIDDFGTGYSSLAYLKKLPAKELKIDKSFVLDMLKSDSDAVIVRSIIDLGHNLSMKVVAEGVENKETAGKLKALGCDILQGFYFAKPLNREDLIQWLDENSGSTNQLY
- a CDS encoding DUF3617 family protein, which encodes MIKKLISIAFLFTIIFSPFSANCMDFKPGKYEITSKMEMPGMSMPAQTVTQCLTQENPIPDNSSGNQGCEIDMQEKGNTLTWTMECTQQGQKVTSTGKMTYSEDSFAGTMTVETGPQAGNMTMKTQITGKRIGACD
- a CDS encoding YccF family protein; the protein is MTFLLNLLWFVIGGGWAAGLLWILTGCILMLTVVGIPFGWAAFRIAGFAAFPYGKTLVDARAVGEEVITGTTMANILWIIFAGIWLAISHISAGICLCMTIIGIPFGFAHFRLAAVCFAPLGRRTVLI
- a CDS encoding adenine phosphoribosyltransferase produces the protein MDLKQNIRSIPDWPIEGVVFRDLTTLMQDPKAFRYSCDILYDRYKDKNLDKMVGIDARGFVFGAVVAYRLGIGFVPVRKKGKLPHETIEQSYSLEYGEGTLEMHKDAVSPGEKVVIVDDLIATGGTVGATVKLVKQLGADLLECAFVVELPDLKGRTQIPGCPVFSITEFEGE
- the mtnP gene encoding S-methyl-5'-thioadenosine phosphorylase, whose protein sequence is MIRVGIIGGSGLDDPDILEDCKKLEVDTPYGAPSSDIMSGLINDTRVLILARHGRKHQYSPTQVNNRANIYALKQAGATHIIATTACGSLREEIDRGHFVILDQFIDFTRFRKNTFADSFEHGAVHTAMAHPFDDFLRNVLYKSAKDIGLNVHDNGCVVTIEGPRFSTVAESKMFRLWGADVINMSTAPEAMLANEAGLPYAAVAMATDYDCWKQDESPVTWDDILSVFNQNADNVKQLFINAVSQIATMD
- a CDS encoding thioredoxin family protein translates to MRKENILVVVLVVLILGGIYFYKRPGLNVESKTDQAKLGPTAAENQTSQRPSADASENISWNDYTPGMALAGKEGKNIFLYFHASWCGYCTKLKKETFTDDRIKDYLNDHFVSIAVDTDKREKLARQWGVRGLPTLWFLEPDGTKINSLPGFATADQLLSILQYIHTQSYKTMSYQEYVQQKKS
- a CDS encoding PilZ domain-containing protein gives rise to the protein MTQLKIIFALIIFLISIFICVQFLKLYRRFKRASDNSTAKNIYVVKCNDNVVDGDFCLEDQTSFEPAVSRPKTSQGQERRKCPRTEFQGFVDFINKGSLYKEQALDLSYSGIFIKSKTPEKYKKNDSIVVTFQTDESGPQRRNGRIVRISHTGIGVKFVF
- a CDS encoding HD domain-containing protein, which codes for MSSKIPTRGAALALLKRYNKSESLIKHAFAVEGVMRYMAEKHGADKETWGVVGLIHDLDYEQFPDQHCKKTEEILTENDWPADLIRAVVSHGWGICTDVKPESTMEKVLFAVDELTGLVATSALVRPSKSVMDIKTKSVKKKWKDKRFAMGVDRSIIQKGADMLGVELSELITDTIMGMREVAVEIGLKGDV
- a CDS encoding DUF6485 family protein yields the protein MECKQDKNLKQCNCSYEPCSRKGICCECIRYHVRMRQLPACVFPNDAEQTYDRSYEHFARLVGEGKV
- a CDS encoding cytochrome ubiquinol oxidase subunit I — translated: MDPVFLSRLQFAAATMFHFLFVPLTLGLSILIAYMETKYAWSGDKNYLRMTKFWGKLFLINFALGVVTGITLEFQFGTNWSRYSEYVGDVFGSILAIEASAAFFLESTFIGVWIFGWKKLSAKAHAIVMWLVAFAGNFSAVWILIANGFMQHPVGYDIRNGRAELTDFLAVITNKHGLLEIIHVVPASLLLGSFFVMGISAYHLLKKQHTEVFLKSFRIALVVGLVSSLVLGLTGDMHGVNVSKTQPAKLAAMESHWETTAQAPIVLFAIPDETQEKNKIEIGSIPGILSFLGFHDFNAEVVGLRDIPKEDRPPVLPTFVGFRTMVGLGTLFILLMIYGWFRRDKLLESRNFLRIMMLSIPLPYIAMEMGWVVSEVGRQPWIVYNLMRTADAASPIAGTQVMVSLTAFILVYGLLGAVGFYLIAKSVKEGPEAATA